In Roseisolibacter agri, the following proteins share a genomic window:
- a CDS encoding M48 family metallopeptidase yields the protein MAWIARWRRWALVAAAAALACGDATEDEEVALGRQAAREIEAQLPVLDDPVVTAYVDSLGQAIARRTARADLAWRFAVVNTSVVNAFALPGGFIYVNRGLLERADRMSELAGVLAHEVEHVVRRHSVEQMQKAQRTQTGVSLVCSLTNACEGAGARIGIQVAGSLLFARFGRDAEREADAGAFVNVRRAGVDPRGMRTFFEELAAEERAAGGDGGPVGAWFADHPGTADRIAEIERMLAAVPADELASYQANDAGFRIVRARLASLPPAPPAPARP from the coding sequence ATGGCGTGGATCGCGCGGTGGCGGCGATGGGCACTCGTCGCCGCGGCGGCCGCGCTCGCGTGCGGCGACGCGACGGAGGACGAGGAGGTCGCGCTCGGGCGGCAGGCGGCGCGCGAGATCGAGGCGCAGCTGCCGGTGCTCGACGATCCGGTCGTCACGGCCTACGTCGACAGCCTGGGCCAGGCGATCGCGCGCCGCACCGCGCGCGCCGACCTCGCCTGGCGCTTCGCCGTCGTGAACACGTCCGTCGTCAACGCGTTCGCGCTGCCGGGCGGCTTCATCTACGTCAACCGCGGTCTGCTCGAACGTGCGGACAGGATGAGCGAGCTGGCCGGCGTGCTCGCGCACGAGGTGGAGCACGTCGTGCGCCGCCACTCGGTCGAGCAGATGCAGAAGGCGCAGCGGACGCAGACAGGCGTGTCGCTCGTCTGCTCGCTGACGAACGCGTGCGAGGGCGCGGGCGCGCGGATCGGGATCCAGGTCGCCGGCTCGCTCCTGTTCGCGCGCTTCGGGCGCGACGCCGAGCGCGAGGCGGATGCGGGCGCGTTCGTCAACGTGCGGCGCGCGGGCGTCGACCCGCGGGGCATGCGCACGTTCTTCGAGGAGCTGGCGGCCGAGGAGCGCGCCGCGGGCGGCGACGGTGGTCCCGTGGGCGCGTGGTTCGCCGACCATCCGGGCACCGCGGACCGCATCGCCGAGATCGAGCGCATGCTCGCCGCGGTGCCGGCGGACGAGCTGGCGTCCTACCAGGCGAACGACGCCGGCTTCCGCATCGTGCGGGCGCGTCTCGCGTCGCTGCCGCCCGCCCCGCCGGCGCCGGCGCGGCCCTGA
- a CDS encoding CHRD domain-containing protein, which produces MPSPRSIALLGAVLVLAACADRHEPIAPASVRLSIVPGAAHGGHPLATPMTQEVTTTPPYWGDPDGSGSALITINPGQEELCWQLDVSGVALSTAAHIHRAPAGVRGGIVVTLTPPDASGRSVGCTTSADRALLKEILASPESFYVNVHTGEFPQGAVRGQLDG; this is translated from the coding sequence ATGCCGTCCCCTCGGTCGATTGCGCTGCTCGGTGCGGTCCTGGTCCTCGCCGCCTGTGCCGACCGGCACGAGCCGATCGCGCCCGCGAGCGTCCGCCTCAGCATCGTGCCCGGCGCCGCGCACGGCGGCCACCCGCTCGCGACGCCGATGACGCAGGAGGTGACGACCACGCCTCCGTACTGGGGCGATCCGGACGGCTCGGGCAGCGCGCTCATCACCATCAACCCCGGGCAGGAGGAGCTCTGCTGGCAGCTCGACGTCAGCGGGGTCGCCCTGTCGACGGCCGCCCACATCCACCGCGCGCCCGCCGGCGTCCGCGGCGGCATCGTCGTCACGCTGACGCCTCCGGACGCGAGCGGCAGGTCGGTCGGCTGCACCACGAGCGCCGACCGCGCGCTGCTGAAGGAGATCCTCGCCAGCCCCGAGTCGTTCTACGTGAACGTGCACACGGGCGAGTTCCCGCAGGGCGCCGTGCGCGGGCAGCTCGACGGCTGA
- a CDS encoding BTAD domain-containing putative transcriptional regulator — MHTLTLFGTAALLGPDGPVTGRAAQGRRLALLAYLALARGRAVGRERLLALLWPDSSAERARHQLSDDLYILRSALGDGVVRSVADDLVLDPGLIASDVGTFERLLDQGRPEDAVALVSGPLLDGFHLAGGVDFEHWLDGERARLARRHMTALEALAEESEARGDGAAAVEWWRRLAALDPLSGRLAVRLMRALAAVGDRAGALRHARVHASLLEGEFGTGPDPDVEACAERLRTEPAGTLATRPIPGPVTVEGPAPVAPPVAPPVAPVVAPVAAPEPGRAPALQLGALVACAVLLVLAMVGLRGIAGTRGTAPGAPASVGVLPFVNMGPDPTDAYFGDGLAEQVIAALGRVEGLHVAARTSSFALRDGRLDVRTIGDTLGVAAVLEGSVRRDAGRVRITAQLVDAATGYRLWSAEFDREPRNVLGVQEEIAAAIARALERRLAPTTASARRHDPPDFETYDLYLRGLHLRDRLTPDALREASALFDRVIARQPQFAAAHAAKASVVGPLIMFGHLPQSEGVPMLRALTTRALALDPDLGEAHAALGMHRLFFEWDWAGAEQALRRAIALNPSDAHAHHHMANLQRAVGRLDAAIASRARAVALDPLNPRTAVVLGVDYFVAGDMERAMVHFRRAQQLDPLHALALGSGPFLPVGPAEIFEHQHRDAEAVAEYTRIATLRGATARDVDDLRDGYARGGMPGFWARWLAMERRQATAAPDPIRMANLSVRIGDTTQAIEWMERAYAARHPALVYLQHTPAFVPLHAQPPVARMLAGMRFPPRAQGRAGAGGAGGSDARRARTMRKPASFAW; from the coding sequence GTGCACACGCTCACGCTCTTCGGAACGGCCGCGCTGCTCGGCCCCGACGGACCGGTCACGGGCCGAGCGGCCCAGGGGCGACGACTGGCGCTGCTGGCGTACCTCGCGCTGGCGCGCGGGCGTGCCGTCGGCCGGGAGCGGCTGCTCGCCCTGCTCTGGCCCGACAGCTCCGCGGAGCGCGCCCGCCACCAGCTCTCGGACGACCTGTACATCCTCCGGAGCGCACTCGGCGACGGCGTCGTCCGGTCGGTCGCGGACGACCTCGTCCTGGACCCTGGCCTGATCGCGAGCGACGTCGGGACGTTCGAGCGGCTGCTCGACCAGGGACGCCCCGAGGACGCGGTCGCCCTGGTGTCCGGGCCGCTGCTCGACGGCTTCCACCTCGCGGGCGGCGTGGACTTCGAGCACTGGCTCGACGGCGAACGGGCGCGTCTCGCCCGGCGGCACATGACGGCGCTGGAGGCGCTCGCGGAGGAGAGCGAGGCGCGGGGCGACGGCGCGGCGGCAGTGGAGTGGTGGCGGCGGTTGGCCGCGCTCGATCCGCTCAGCGGCCGGCTGGCCGTCCGCCTGATGCGCGCGCTCGCGGCCGTGGGCGACCGCGCGGGCGCGCTGCGTCACGCGCGCGTGCACGCGTCGCTGCTGGAGGGCGAGTTCGGCACGGGGCCGGACCCGGACGTGGAGGCCTGCGCGGAGCGCCTGCGCACCGAGCCTGCGGGCACGCTGGCGACCCGGCCCATCCCCGGCCCCGTGACCGTAGAGGGGCCGGCGCCGGTCGCGCCGCCCGTCGCGCCGCCCGTCGCGCCGGTCGTCGCGCCGGTCGCGGCGCCGGAGCCCGGTCGCGCGCCCGCCCTCCAGCTGGGGGCGCTGGTCGCGTGCGCCGTTCTCCTGGTGCTGGCGATGGTCGGCCTGCGCGGGATCGCCGGGACGCGCGGCACGGCGCCGGGCGCCCCAGCCTCCGTCGGCGTGCTGCCGTTCGTGAACATGGGGCCGGACCCGACGGATGCGTACTTCGGCGACGGCCTGGCCGAGCAGGTCATCGCCGCGCTCGGCCGCGTCGAGGGGCTGCACGTGGCCGCGCGCACGTCGTCGTTCGCGCTGCGCGACGGCCGCCTCGACGTCCGCACGATCGGCGACACGCTGGGCGTCGCGGCGGTGCTCGAGGGGAGCGTGCGCCGGGACGCCGGCCGGGTCCGCATCACCGCGCAGCTCGTCGACGCCGCGACCGGCTACCGACTCTGGTCGGCGGAGTTCGATCGCGAGCCGCGGAACGTGCTCGGCGTGCAGGAGGAGATCGCGGCCGCGATCGCGCGGGCGCTCGAGCGGCGGCTCGCGCCCACCACGGCGTCCGCCCGGCGGCACGACCCGCCGGACTTCGAGACCTACGACCTGTACCTGCGCGGGCTGCACCTGCGGGATCGCCTGACGCCCGACGCGCTGCGCGAGGCGAGCGCGCTGTTCGACCGGGTGATCGCGCGCCAGCCGCAGTTCGCCGCCGCCCACGCCGCGAAGGCGAGCGTCGTCGGTCCGCTGATCATGTTCGGCCACCTGCCGCAGTCGGAAGGCGTGCCGATGCTGCGCGCGCTGACCACGCGCGCGCTCGCGCTCGACCCGGACCTGGGCGAGGCGCACGCGGCGCTCGGGATGCACCGGCTCTTCTTCGAGTGGGACTGGGCCGGCGCGGAGCAGGCGCTGCGCCGCGCGATCGCGCTCAACCCCAGCGACGCGCACGCGCACCACCACATGGCGAACCTCCAGCGCGCGGTGGGACGGCTCGACGCGGCGATCGCGAGCCGCGCACGGGCGGTCGCGCTGGATCCGCTCAACCCGCGCACGGCCGTGGTGCTCGGCGTCGACTACTTCGTGGCCGGCGACATGGAGCGCGCGATGGTGCACTTCCGCCGCGCGCAGCAGCTGGATCCGTTGCACGCGCTGGCGCTCGGGTCGGGGCCGTTCCTCCCCGTGGGGCCCGCCGAGATCTTCGAGCACCAGCACCGCGACGCGGAGGCGGTGGCGGAGTACACGCGGATCGCGACGCTGCGCGGGGCGACGGCGCGGGACGTCGACGATTTGCGGGACGGGTACGCGCGCGGCGGCATGCCCGGCTTCTGGGCGCGATGGCTGGCCATGGAACGTCGCCAGGCGACCGCGGCGCCCGATCCCATACGGATGGCCAATCTCTCGGTGCGGATCGGCGACACCACCCAGGCCATCGAGTGGATGGAGCGCGCCTACGCCGCGCGGCACCCGGCACTCGTGTACCTGCAGCACACCCCGGCCTTCGTCCCGCTGCACGCGCAGCCGCCCGTGGCGCGCATGCTGGCGGGGATGCGGTTCCCGCCGCGCGCTCAGGGCCGCGCCGGCGCCGGCGGGGCGGGCGGCAGCGACGCGAGACGCGCCCGCACGATGCGGAAGCCGGCGTCGTTCGCCTGGTAG